A stretch of the Zeugodacus cucurbitae isolate PBARC_wt_2022May chromosome 6, idZeuCucr1.2, whole genome shotgun sequence genome encodes the following:
- the LOC128922409 gene encoding uncharacterized protein LOC128922409 — protein MDSSDDEYLASATVLKYFINKKSFGKHPINDKRSEFGEFHHLYSDLRKYPAKFKEYTRMSIETFDYILEKIGDKLKKKWSNFIKVPICPCERLIVTLRFLATGASFASLAFSFRLGKSTVGAIVKETTQVLWDNMFTIHMPQPNEQCFQEIADQYWKLWNFLNCIGAIDGKHIRIKCPGNTGSMYYNYKHFFSIVLQGIANCKFIAFEVGGYGKQSDGGTFSSSKIFNLLNSGELPVPGNTCLPNSEEIVPYVFPGDEAYPLLECLLRPYSRKEITEDHEYFNARLSRARKCIECAFGLLSARFRILWKPIETDPLFAELLVKCICLPHNIIIDLEGLDENLKEEVQKENLEKIIKEFNKTSVKNGRLIRDKFCNFVCMNKI, from the exons ATGGATTCGTCAGATGATGAGTATTTAGCTTCGGCTActgttttaaagtattttatcaacaaaaaatcatttggAAAACATCCAATAAATGATAAACGAAGTGAATTTGGAGAATTTCATCACTTATATAgtgatttaagaaaatatccTGCCAAGTTTAAAGAATATACTCGAATGAGTATTGAAACTTTCGACTATATTCTCGAAAAGATtggtgataaattaaaaaagaagtggagtaattttattaaagtaccAATATGTCCATGTGAACGCTTGATAGTAACTCTcag ATTTCTGGCAACTGGAGCATCATTTGCCTCACTAGCTTTTTCGTTTCGGCTAGGCAAATCAACAGTAGGAGCTATTGTTAAGGAGACAACACAAGTTCTATGGGATAATATGTTTACTATACATATGCCGCAGCCAAACGAACAATGTTTTCAAGAAATTGCAGATCAATACTGGAAGCTATGGAACTTCCTAAATTGTATTGGTGCTATCGACGGGAAGCACATACGAATCAAGTGTCCAGGAAATACTGGCTCcatgtattataattataaacactttttttctATTGTATTGCAAGGTATTGCCAACTGCAAATTTATTGCGTTTGAAGTTGGTGGATACGGAAAGCAAAGTGATGGTGGCACTTTTAGCTCTTCCaaaatctttaatcttttaaaCAGTGGAGAACTACCTGTACCAGGAAATACATGTCTGCCAAACAGTGAAGAAATTGTGCCATATGTATTTCCTGGGGATGAGGCTTATCCCCTTTTAGAATGTTTGTTAAGGCCGTATAGCCGAAAGGAGATAACGGAAGACcatgaatattttaatgccCGGCTTTCAAGAGCTAGAAAGTGCATTGAATGCGCCTTTGGGTTATTAAGTGCAAGGTTCAGAATATTATGGAAACCCATTGAAACGGATCCTTTGTTCGCTGAACTCCTTGTAAAATGTATATGCCTTCCACACAACATAATTATTGATTTAGAGGGATtagatgaaaatttaaaagaagaagtgcaaaaagaaaatttggaaaaaatcataaaagaattCAATAAAACAAGTGTCAAAAATGGTAGATTAATAAgagataaattttgtaatttcgtatgcatgaataaaatataa